Proteins encoded by one window of Bacteroidota bacterium:
- a CDS encoding gliding motility-associated C-terminal domain-containing protein produces the protein MRRVLLTIFVLVSIVNKGISENLFWIGGSGNWNDTKHWSLSSGGVSAAMFPTNSDNVIFDKKSTTTQGDFVVTINTDAVCNDITIKEEASGLTLKGGSSVKLSVLGAFQSYASTVTNDFSGTISLNKAKLKSFTSKGFVFGAKTIFEGGGLNPLAPVVTVTVTNATCKSSCNGTATAIVSGGSGSYAYTWQGTGQVAATATGLCAGTYIVTVTDLVSSETGIGVGSISEPSAIVVPFFSNTHVTCNGLCNGSSTPVLGGGTPGYTFVWSPGGQTGSTATGLCAATYTLLVTDANTCTSTFTTTITQPNTLVANGNTKNISCNGVCTGSVGVAPTGGTTPYTYSWSTGLTSTTVNGLTALCANTYSVVVRDSKGCTASYSGTVSEPSVLSVGTSSTNVSCGGLCDGVANANGVGGTLPYTYAWSNSGAVASVSGLCAAAYTVTVTDGGSCTKTATVTITQPLTLTVSPTQTPVTCFNLCNGAAAAGASGGTSPYSYVWSNTQTDASATALCANTYTVVVTDFNLCTTTGTITVTQPNVLGVTTTSANVACNAVCTGSASATGSGGTLPYTYAWSNAATSAAIGSLCASNYTITVTDGNSCSVTSTLSISEPTALSGNPSSVSTSCSGACDGSASIAPSGGTTPYTYAWSNSAVTSGINNVCAANYTVVVTDASSCSITRTVNVIEPNTLNLSIATNTASCNAGCNGTAAVTVLGGTAPYTYAWSNAATGNSVTGLCAGTYTVVVTDAGLCSKTETVSIAQPVAISSTLTSTDVLCFSQANGEIDAEISGGTTPYNYSWSPGGQTTQDLTGLTAGTYTLSITDGNLCPYTETVTVSQPNVLSINPSITNVTCSGDCDGTATANALGGTTPYSYAWSTGDVTASVSDLCAGSYTLSVLDDNNCPAVQTFSVSQPTVLSAQITGSTPTCALCNGTATGFASGGTAPYNYLWSDGQTTLVATGLCIGSYTFTATDFNLCVATATVDIVQTVNIAINVSAPNISCFGACDGIATATPSGGNAPYTYSWSTNETAATISNLCAGTYTIEVNDSQLCFNTATVTLTEPAILAFSSATSSDISCFGADDGDAAVAVTGGTTPYTYAWLPGGETTSSLTGLSAGTYTIDVRDVNGCTIQQTFIITEPTQIVSNYTVTTPPNCSLSDGNVATTPSGGTLPYTYVWSNAATTQNLSNVAAGTYSLTITDGSGCSTSELVNVANITGPTITTFSSNISCNGLSDGVVGVTPAGGAFPYTYSWLVIGNTTDFVSNLPQGTYTSRVDDNIGCIVFTNITITEPAQLVSDAVYSDVTCNALCNGTANVTATGGTAPYTYVWSSGGYTTGNITTLCANSYTVVVTDANNCSDTEVFTITEPTVLTSTLTYNDIVCFGQCNGGATANPAGGITPYTYAWSTGAVISSITNLCANTYSLVITDDNNCSITNTVVIVEPPLLTTTLTSTNITCNAYCDGTASVAVNGGTGAYTYAWSPGGETIDALSALCPGTYIINVTDANSCASTKTVSITEPNALAIGLTTTSVSCNSICSGVANSLATGGTAPYTYAWSTGASISSITGLCAGSYTISLTDTNMCSVAQIFTIDQPTPLLANALNVAPACFGSCDAVVFASPVGGTTPYTYNWQPGGQLTPAVLNQCSGTYTVTVTDRNGCSDVKTTTVTDPQQITILTAQSPPNCGSSNGSITVTPVTGVGPYIYQWSPSGQTSAAATGLAAGIYTLTVTDIISCQETFTITLNNNGGPTGETVTVVDALCFGNCDGSISVSPVGGTTPYTYSWTDGQTNALATGLCMGTYILEVKDASNCIRFVTDEVDEPDQIDFGATITNATCGGICDGDISLAPSGGTGAYTYLWSNAETTAQITALCGGSYTITLTDDNACEYSNTLTVNQNITIAISHTVTNSSCNGSCTGTANFSASGGSGAYSYLWQPGGFTSTSLTGLCSGTYTITATDTLGCFGTTTVQIAEPTSLSAATNSVAPTCNQCDGQASLVPSGGTAPYTYVWGVGGTDSLVTGLCAGMITYTVYDSFSCNTSGSFVLNNNGGPTGETFVTTSVTCFGACDGTASITPIGGISPYTYSWSTGETSSVANGLCGGVHSVQVTDSLGCVRTTTVSIDEPTQLAATPVVTDATCGLCDGVIAVSPTGGTTPYTFAWNTASTASSVSALCVGIYTVVVTDANNCSQTLNVPVSNPNGPAIGLTTTSVTCFGFCDGTAISAASGATPPYTYLWSNASTDTSITGLCAGNYNIQLSDNAGCVSIQLFTVSAPAVVSGNASNTTPTCFGNCDGAIVMSGTGGISPYSYLWNTTETTSSISALCAGNYTVTITDFNGCSTDVVTTLTPPAVLTVTNTVTNPGCGLCDGVVTLSPLGGSSPYTFNWSNGQTGQSITGVCAGSISYTVQDANSCTQSGVIVINSSNGPTGETITTTSVTCFGLCNGVASITPIGGTAPYTYDWGGGQTGQTISGLCVGDYSVQITDGQSCVRTATLQILEPSVLATTSVVTDATCGLCDGGISVTPNGGTSPYTYLWDDGSTNNNVSLLCIGVYTVTVRDANNCSQTSSIPVSNPNGPSLTLTTTSVNCYGACTGSATAIVSGVMGPYTYSWSNSNTTDTLITNVCGGNYSIKVSDNLGCATINVFTIDEPAQFIENATITSPTCGQCNGLITLAPTGGTLPISYQWNTGDTITTVSNVCAGAYNLLVTDGNNCTKSITYPVSNTGGPTGETITTTSVSCFGQCTGTATVTPVGGTAPYTYLWLVLGNTTNSVTGLCADDYYIQVSDANSCIRTTSLSIAEPPTFTINPTVVAPTCGVCDGVITLNPTGGTSPYTFSWNTGDVTAAVSNLCAGNYSVTVSDVTGCPTAYQVALNNPGISVAVITTSVSCFGVCDGTATSIVTGTNTPFTYSWNNGDTNANTTGLCDGNYSMQVTDNIGCIAVTSFSIDFPLPVAANLPITTNPTCFGDCDGNVNIIAIGGVSPYNYSWSNGNTTSASTGLCAATYTLVISDKNGCSNTLQNQLTEPSALVLTKTVTPAVCSNVTDGTIDITVSGGTTTYTYQWSGSVSATTEDITNLAAGTYTVLVTDAKGCTQSDTASFSYQLILNAIAGNDTSFCEGALLALNGTASTNAITYQWTDLATSTTVGVAASVTVTPTVGTTNYILTIVNGVCTDKDTVMVSSVALPVVDAGQDVSVYLNGTTTVGGNPTGPVGSTYNWIPVVGLSNPTDANPVATPSVTTSYTVIVTTSLGCSNSDNVVVTVLPEISFYNGLSPNGDGVNDYWMIDNIQKFPNCLVEVYNRWGELLFSSVGYSNPWDGTYKGEQLPVGTYYYVINLNDSEFPDPYSGPIVIMR, from the coding sequence ATGAGAAGAGTTTTACTAACCATTTTTGTTTTGGTAAGTATAGTAAACAAAGGTATTTCCGAGAATTTGTTTTGGATTGGCGGTTCAGGCAATTGGAATGATACCAAACATTGGTCGTTGTCAAGCGGAGGTGTTTCTGCAGCAATGTTTCCGACAAATTCGGATAACGTTATTTTTGATAAAAAATCAACCACAACACAAGGCGATTTTGTAGTAACGATCAATACAGATGCGGTTTGTAATGACATTACAATAAAGGAAGAAGCTTCCGGACTTACATTAAAAGGAGGCTCTTCTGTTAAGTTAAGTGTTTTGGGCGCATTTCAGAGCTACGCATCTACCGTTACGAATGATTTTTCAGGAACAATTAGTTTAAACAAAGCAAAACTAAAGTCCTTTACATCTAAAGGGTTTGTTTTTGGAGCAAAAACTATTTTTGAAGGAGGAGGCTTGAACCCTCTTGCTCCTGTGGTTACAGTTACTGTAACAAATGCTACGTGTAAAAGTTCTTGTAACGGAACAGCAACTGCGATTGTTTCTGGAGGTTCTGGAAGTTATGCATACACTTGGCAAGGAACAGGTCAAGTAGCCGCAACCGCTACGGGCTTGTGTGCGGGTACTTATATTGTTACTGTCACAGATTTAGTAAGCAGCGAAACAGGAATTGGAGTTGGTTCTATTTCCGAGCCATCTGCTATTGTTGTGCCATTCTTTAGTAATACCCATGTAACATGTAATGGTCTGTGTAATGGGTCTTCTACTCCTGTTTTAGGTGGTGGTACTCCTGGATATACCTTTGTTTGGTCGCCTGGAGGGCAAACCGGATCTACCGCTACAGGTTTGTGTGCCGCAACGTACACCCTATTAGTTACAGATGCCAATACATGTACCTCAACATTTACAACCACCATAACTCAGCCCAACACATTAGTTGCTAATGGAAATACAAAAAACATATCGTGTAATGGTGTTTGTACGGGTAGTGTTGGTGTAGCACCAACAGGCGGAACAACTCCTTATACCTATTCTTGGTCAACGGGCTTAACCAGCACTACTGTTAATGGGCTTACCGCCTTATGTGCAAATACATACAGTGTTGTTGTGCGCGACAGTAAAGGTTGTACAGCTTCTTACTCTGGAACTGTTTCCGAGCCTTCTGTATTATCTGTAGGAACTAGTTCTACCAACGTATCGTGTGGAGGTTTGTGTGATGGTGTTGCAAATGCAAACGGGGTGGGTGGTACATTGCCATACACGTATGCGTGGTCTAATAGCGGGGCTGTAGCTTCTGTTTCCGGTCTTTGTGCTGCGGCATATACCGTTACTGTTACCGATGGTGGTAGTTGTACGAAAACAGCTACCGTAACAATTACTCAACCCCTTACTCTTACTGTTTCTCCTACTCAAACTCCTGTTACATGTTTTAATCTTTGTAATGGCGCAGCTGCTGCCGGAGCCTCGGGAGGAACATCTCCTTATTCCTATGTTTGGTCTAATACACAAACAGATGCGTCTGCTACAGCACTTTGTGCAAATACCTATACGGTAGTAGTTACCGATTTTAATCTTTGTACAACCACCGGAACTATTACAGTAACACAGCCTAATGTGCTTGGTGTTACTACAACATCGGCTAATGTGGCTTGTAATGCGGTTTGTACCGGTTCGGCTTCTGCAACAGGTAGCGGGGGGACATTGCCATATACCTACGCTTGGTCTAATGCTGCAACTTCAGCAGCAATTGGTAGTTTGTGTGCGTCAAACTATACAATTACTGTAACAGATGGAAACAGCTGCTCTGTAACATCTACGCTTTCTATTTCTGAACCTACTGCATTATCAGGTAATCCAAGCTCTGTGAGTACCAGTTGTAGTGGGGCTTGCGATGGTTCCGCTTCTATTGCGCCTTCAGGAGGAACAACCCCTTATACGTATGCTTGGTCTAACAGTGCTGTTACTTCAGGTATTAATAATGTTTGTGCGGCAAACTATACCGTTGTTGTAACAGATGCTAGTAGCTGTTCAATCACAAGAACTGTTAATGTAATTGAACCCAACACGTTAAATTTAAGTATTGCGACAAATACCGCATCTTGTAATGCAGGATGTAACGGTACTGCTGCTGTTACCGTTTTGGGTGGAACAGCCCCTTATACCTATGCTTGGAGCAATGCTGCAACTGGAAATAGTGTTACCGGTTTGTGTGCAGGTACGTATACTGTTGTTGTTACTGACGCAGGTCTTTGCTCAAAAACAGAAACCGTAAGTATTGCGCAGCCTGTTGCAATTAGCTCTACACTTACATCTACCGATGTGCTTTGTTTTAGCCAAGCCAATGGAGAGATTGATGCCGAAATAAGTGGAGGTACAACACCTTACAATTATTCTTGGTCGCCCGGGGGACAAACAACGCAGGATTTAACGGGATTGACTGCGGGAACCTATACACTTTCTATTACAGATGGTAATTTGTGTCCTTATACAGAAACGGTTACTGTTTCACAACCCAATGTGTTAAGCATAAATCCATCAATTACAAATGTTACTTGCTCTGGAGATTGTGATGGAACAGCTACTGCGAATGCTTTAGGTGGAACTACCCCTTATTCCTATGCTTGGTCCACAGGAGATGTAACTGCCTCCGTAAGTGATCTTTGTGCCGGCAGTTATACTTTATCTGTTTTAGATGATAATAATTGTCCAGCAGTTCAAACTTTTTCAGTTTCACAGCCTACGGTATTGTCGGCTCAAATAACAGGAAGTACACCAACTTGTGCGTTGTGTAACGGTACCGCAACCGGTTTTGCTAGTGGCGGCACAGCTCCATATAATTATTTGTGGTCAGATGGACAAACTACTCTTGTCGCGACAGGCTTGTGTATTGGCAGCTACACATTTACGGCAACAGATTTTAATTTGTGTGTTGCTACAGCTACCGTAGACATTGTTCAAACAGTTAATATTGCAATAAATGTTTCTGCTCCTAATATTTCGTGTTTCGGAGCTTGTGATGGAATTGCTACAGCCACTCCTTCGGGCGGGAATGCACCATACACCTACTCTTGGAGTACCAACGAAACCGCTGCAACAATTTCTAATTTATGTGCTGGCACATATACAATAGAAGTTAATGACTCTCAACTTTGTTTTAATACCGCAACTGTAACCCTTACAGAGCCTGCTATTCTTGCATTCTCATCTGCAACCAGTTCTGATATTTCTTGTTTTGGTGCAGATGATGGAGATGCGGCTGTAGCTGTAACTGGCGGAACAACCCCTTATACCTATGCGTGGTTGCCCGGTGGAGAAACTACATCAAGTTTAACTGGCCTTTCCGCTGGAACTTATACTATTGATGTACGTGATGTTAACGGATGTACTATTCAACAAACTTTCATTATAACCGAACCTACCCAAATTGTCTCTAATTATACTGTTACAACGCCTCCAAATTGTTCATTAAGTGATGGTAATGTAGCTACCACTCCTTCGGGTGGAACATTGCCTTATACATATGTATGGAGCAATGCTGCTACTACACAGAATTTGAGTAATGTTGCGGCAGGAACATACTCTCTTACAATTACGGATGGTTCAGGTTGTTCTACGTCCGAATTGGTAAATGTTGCAAACATAACCGGTCCAACTATAACTACATTTTCTAGCAATATAAGCTGTAATGGGTTGTCGGATGGTGTTGTTGGGGTTACTCCGGCCGGAGGGGCTTTCCCATATACTTATTCCTGGTTAGTTATTGGGAATACCACAGATTTTGTAAGCAATCTTCCTCAGGGCACCTATACCTCAAGAGTAGATGATAATATTGGTTGTATCGTGTTTACAAATATTACGATTACAGAGCCCGCACAACTTGTTTCTGATGCAGTATATTCGGATGTTACCTGTAATGCTCTTTGCAACGGTACTGCAAACGTAACTGCTACTGGCGGAACAGCTCCTTACACATATGTTTGGTCTTCGGGTGGATATACAACAGGAAACATTACAACTTTATGTGCAAACTCTTACACGGTTGTAGTTACAGATGCCAACAATTGCAGTGACACGGAGGTGTTTACAATTACAGAGCCTACCGTACTTACATCAACTCTTACCTATAATGACATTGTTTGTTTTGGTCAGTGTAATGGTGGTGCTACAGCTAATCCAGCTGGAGGGATTACACCTTATACATATGCGTGGAGTACAGGTGCTGTAATAAGTTCGATTACTAACTTGTGTGCAAATACCTATTCCTTGGTTATAACAGATGATAATAATTGTAGTATTACAAATACTGTTGTTATTGTTGAGCCACCATTATTAACAACCACACTTACATCAACCAATATAACTTGTAATGCTTATTGCGATGGAACTGCAAGTGTTGCTGTTAATGGTGGTACTGGAGCCTATACATATGCTTGGTCTCCGGGTGGAGAAACAATTGACGCACTTTCTGCATTATGCCCAGGAACATATATAATAAATGTAACCGATGCCAATAGTTGCGCATCTACAAAAACAGTTTCTATTACCGAGCCAAATGCACTTGCAATAGGATTAACGACTACCAGTGTGAGTTGCAATAGTATTTGCAGTGGGGTAGCTAATTCGTTAGCCACAGGAGGAACAGCACCGTATACCTATGCTTGGTCAACAGGTGCTTCAATATCAAGTATTACAGGATTGTGTGCCGGATCTTATACGATATCACTTACAGATACGAATATGTGTTCTGTTGCCCAAATATTTACAATTGATCAGCCTACACCATTATTAGCTAATGCACTCAATGTAGCGCCTGCATGTTTTGGCAGTTGTGATGCTGTTGTTTTTGCTAGTCCTGTTGGTGGAACAACTCCTTATACCTACAATTGGCAACCGGGAGGACAACTTACTCCTGCAGTATTAAATCAATGTTCAGGAACTTATACTGTAACAGTAACTGATAGAAATGGCTGTTCTGATGTGAAAACGACTACAGTAACCGACCCACAACAAATAACGATTTTAACAGCCCAATCTCCACCTAATTGTGGTTCGTCAAATGGGTCAATAACAGTAACTCCAGTAACAGGGGTAGGTCCTTATATATACCAATGGTCGCCAAGTGGGCAAACTTCAGCCGCAGCAACAGGTTTGGCAGCAGGTATTTATACATTAACGGTAACAGATATAATTTCTTGTCAAGAAACATTTACTATCACACTCAACAACAATGGCGGTCCTACTGGCGAAACAGTTACAGTGGTTGATGCGCTTTGCTTTGGAAATTGCGATGGGTCAATTAGTGTAAGCCCTGTTGGAGGAACTACGCCTTATACCTATAGTTGGACAGATGGTCAGACAAACGCTTTGGCTACCGGATTGTGCATGGGAACTTACATTTTAGAAGTAAAAGATGCAAGCAATTGTATTCGTTTTGTAACTGATGAGGTAGATGAACCGGATCAAATTGATTTTGGGGCAACAATTACTAATGCAACTTGTGGTGGAATATGCGATGGAGACATTTCTCTTGCTCCTTCAGGTGGAACCGGTGCTTATACCTATTTATGGAGCAATGCTGAGACAACAGCTCAGATTACCGCTCTATGCGGAGGTTCTTATACCATAACGCTTACAGACGACAATGCGTGTGAATATTCAAATACACTTACCGTAAATCAAAATATTACAATTGCGATTAGTCATACCGTTACCAATTCATCATGCAATGGCAGTTGTACAGGTACCGCTAATTTTTCTGCGAGTGGAGGAAGTGGTGCATATAGCTATTTGTGGCAGCCGGGTGGATTTACAAGTACCAGTCTTACCGGATTATGTTCCGGTACTTATACCATAACAGCAACAGACACTTTGGGTTGTTTTGGAACAACTACTGTTCAAATAGCAGAACCAACTTCACTTTCTGCAGCTACCAATTCTGTGGCCCCAACTTGTAATCAATGTGATGGGCAAGCTTCTTTAGTTCCAAGCGGAGGAACAGCACCATATACATATGTGTGGGGAGTTGGCGGAACAGATTCATTAGTTACTGGACTATGTGCAGGAATGATTACCTATACCGTTTACGATTCTTTTAGTTGCAACACTTCTGGATCTTTTGTATTAAACAATAATGGTGGTCCAACAGGAGAAACTTTTGTTACCACAAGTGTAACTTGTTTTGGAGCTTGTGATGGAACAGCTTCCATAACACCTATAGGTGGAATTTCACCATATACTTATAGTTGGTCAACCGGAGAAACAAGCAGTGTTGCAAATGGCTTGTGTGGCGGAGTGCATTCAGTTCAAGTAACGGATTCGTTAGGTTGTGTTAGAACCACAACGGTTTCTATTGATGAGCCGACTCAATTAGCAGCTACACCTGTTGTAACCGATGCTACTTGCGGCTTGTGCGATGGTGTAATTGCTGTTAGTCCTACTGGTGGAACTACACCTTATACATTTGCATGGAATACCGCTTCTACCGCCAGCTCTGTATCTGCGCTTTGTGTAGGTATTTATACTGTTGTTGTTACAGATGCAAACAATTGTTCTCAAACACTTAATGTTCCTGTTTCTAATCCTAATGGTCCGGCTATTGGTTTAACCACTACCTCTGTAACCTGTTTTGGATTTTGTGATGGAACGGCTATTTCGGCAGCATCCGGAGCTACACCTCCTTATACCTACTTGTGGAGTAATGCTTCTACAGATACATCAATTACAGGTCTTTGTGCAGGTAATTACAATATACAATTATCAGATAATGCGGGCTGTGTATCCATACAGTTGTTCACGGTTTCTGCTCCGGCTGTTGTTTCGGGTAATGCCTCAAATACAACCCCTACTTGTTTTGGAAATTGTGATGGAGCTATTGTTATGTCAGGAACCGGTGGTATTTCTCCTTATTCTTATTTGTGGAATACAACAGAAACCACTTCTTCTATTTCTGCGCTATGTGCCGGAAACTATACTGTAACAATAACCGATTTTAATGGATGTTCAACAGATGTTGTTACTACACTAACTCCACCGGCTGTATTAACTGTCACCAATACGGTAACAAATCCGGGTTGTGGTTTGTGTGATGGAGTTGTTACTTTAAGTCCATTGGGCGGATCTTCTCCGTATACATTTAATTGGAGTAATGGTCAAACAGGTCAATCAATAACTGGAGTTTGTGCAGGGTCTATAAGTTATACAGTTCAAGACGCAAATAGTTGTACACAGAGTGGTGTAATTGTAATTAATAGTAGCAATGGTCCTACAGGAGAAACCATTACAACAACATCTGTAACTTGCTTTGGATTGTGTAATGGAGTTGCAAGTATAACACCTATAGGTGGAACAGCACCATACACCTACGATTGGGGCGGAGGGCAAACAGGACAAACAATAAGTGGATTGTGCGTTGGAGATTATTCTGTACAAATTACAGATGGACAGAGTTGCGTAAGAACAGCCACTCTACAAATACTAGAACCTAGTGTGCTTGCTACAACGTCTGTTGTAACAGATGCAACGTGTGGATTGTGTGATGGAGGAATATCGGTTACACCAAATGGTGGTACTTCTCCATACACGTATTTATGGGATGATGGGTCAACCAACAATAATGTTTCTCTTTTGTGTATTGGTGTCTATACCGTTACGGTTAGAGATGCCAACAATTGTTCTCAAACCTCTAGCATACCTGTATCTAACCCTAATGGACCTTCGTTAACATTAACAACTACCAGTGTAAATTGTTATGGTGCTTGTACTGGGTCTGCTACAGCAATAGTTAGCGGAGTAATGGGGCCTTATACATATTCTTGGAGCAATTCCAACACAACAGATACGCTTATTACAAATGTATGTGGAGGAAATTACAGTATTAAAGTTTCGGATAACTTGGGATGTGCGACCATAAATGTATTTACAATAGATGAGCCTGCTCAGTTTATAGAAAACGCAACTATTACAAGCCCAACTTGTGGTCAGTGCAACGGTTTAATAACGTTAGCTCCAACCGGAGGTACTCTTCCAATTTCATATCAGTGGAATACAGGAGATACCATTACTACCGTAAGTAATGTATGTGCAGGTGCTTATAATTTGCTAGTTACCGATGGAAACAACTGTACTAAATCTATAACATATCCCGTTAGCAATACCGGAGGACCAACCGGAGAAACTATTACAACAACTAGCGTAAGTTGCTTTGGACAATGTACCGGTACTGCTACCGTAACACCGGTTGGTGGTACAGCTCCTTACACATACTTATGGTTAGTGCTAGGTAATACAACAAACAGTGTAACTGGTTTATGTGCTGATGACTATTACATACAAGTATCAGATGCAAATAGTTGTATCAGAACAACCTCGTTATCAATTGCGGAACCACCTACATTTACAATAAATCCTACCGTGGTGGCTCCAACTTGCGGTGTGTGTGACGGTGTTATTACACTAAACCCAACCGGAGGTACAAGCCCATACACATTTAGTTGGAATACGGGCGATGTTACAGCCGCTGTTTCTAATCTATGTGCCGGAAATTATAGTGTTACTGTTTCGGATGTTACAGGGTGTCCAACCGCCTACCAAGTAGCATTAAACAACCCGGGTATTTCGGTTGCTGTTATTACAACAAGCGTTAGCTGTTTTGGTGTGTGCGATGGAACTGCAACCTCCATAGTTACAGGAACAAATACACCATTTACCTACAGTTGGAATAATGGTGATACCAATGCTAATACAACCGGATTGTGCGATGGAAATTATTCTATGCAGGTAACCGATAATATTGGTTGTATTGCGGTAACGTCTTTCTCTATTGATTTTCCATTACCTGTGGCAGCAAACCTGCCTATAACAACCAATCCAACTTGTTTTGGAGATTGCGATGGAAATGTGAATATAATTGCTATTGGCGGAGTTTCTCCATACAATTATAGTTGGAGTAATGGCAATACAACATCAGCATCTACGGGGTTGTGCGCTGCAACATATACGTTAGTTATTTCAGATAAAAATGGCTGCTCCAATACTCTCCAAAATCAATTAACTGAACCATCTGCCCTTGT